A genomic region of Brevibacillus sp. JNUCC-41 contains the following coding sequences:
- a CDS encoding glycoside hydrolase family 1 protein: MRFPHDFLFGAASASFQIEGAWDEDGKGITNWDVFSKIPGKTYEGTNGDVAIDHYHRYKEDIKLMAEMGLESYRFSISWARILPTGDREVNEKGVEFYNNVIDECLKYGIVPFVTLYHWDLPLTLEQDGGWTNKRTAEAFVKYAEICFRAFGDRIKHWITFNETVMFCGLGYLKGAHPPGIQNDENKYFQATHYVFYAHAKAVEVYKSLNHYGEIGITHVFLPAYSINDKHENVLAARHANEYETFWYYDPILKGEYPAYVVEQLKEKGWTPSWTEEELDTLKRNAGKNDFIGLNYYQPIRVEKNREAASNMEHSRETSTLAPGNPSFDGFYRTVKMDDKTYTKWGWEISPQGFLDGLHMLKERYGEIKMYVTENGLGDEDPIIDGEIVDVPRIKYIEEHLKVIKRAIKEGIHLKGYYAWSVIDLLSWLNGYKKQYGFIYVDHHDQLNRKKKLSFHWYKHIIETRGEEL; this comes from the coding sequence ATGAGGTTTCCACACGATTTTTTATTCGGAGCAGCTTCTGCTTCTTTTCAAATAGAAGGAGCATGGGATGAAGATGGAAAAGGTATAACGAATTGGGATGTCTTTTCAAAGATTCCAGGGAAAACATATGAAGGTACAAACGGGGATGTAGCGATAGACCATTATCATCGTTACAAAGAAGATATTAAATTAATGGCAGAGATGGGACTTGAATCGTACCGGTTTTCCATTTCATGGGCACGTATTTTGCCGACAGGTGACAGGGAAGTAAACGAAAAAGGCGTGGAATTTTATAATAATGTGATAGATGAATGCTTAAAATATGGGATTGTTCCATTTGTTACGCTGTATCATTGGGATTTGCCTTTGACCCTTGAACAAGATGGGGGATGGACGAATAAGCGAACAGCTGAAGCATTCGTCAAGTATGCGGAAATTTGCTTTCGCGCATTCGGAGACCGCATCAAACATTGGATCACGTTTAATGAAACGGTTATGTTTTGCGGTCTGGGCTATTTAAAAGGAGCGCACCCGCCTGGAATCCAAAACGATGAAAATAAATACTTTCAAGCGACACATTATGTTTTTTATGCACACGCAAAAGCGGTAGAGGTATACAAGTCACTGAATCATTACGGTGAAATTGGAATTACCCATGTTTTTCTGCCTGCTTACAGTATAAATGACAAACATGAGAATGTATTGGCTGCTCGTCATGCCAATGAATATGAAACTTTTTGGTATTATGACCCTATTTTAAAAGGTGAATATCCAGCTTATGTGGTTGAGCAGTTAAAGGAAAAAGGCTGGACGCCAAGTTGGACCGAAGAAGAACTGGATACGCTAAAAAGAAATGCGGGGAAAAATGATTTTATTGGACTCAATTATTACCAGCCCATTCGCGTGGAAAAAAATCGGGAAGCCGCTTCAAACATGGAGCATTCAAGAGAAACATCTACTCTGGCTCCAGGGAACCCGTCTTTTGATGGCTTTTATCGGACTGTAAAAATGGATGATAAAACATATACAAAATGGGGCTGGGAAATCTCACCTCAAGGATTTTTAGATGGGCTGCATATGTTAAAAGAACGTTATGGTGAAATTAAAATGTATGTTACAGAGAACGGACTTGGTGATGAGGATCCGATTATCGATGGTGAAATAGTGGATGTTCCCCGTATTAAATATATTGAGGAACACTTAAAAGTGATTAAACGTGCAATCAAAGAAGGCATCCATTTAAAAGGGTATTACGCATGGTCTGTCATTGATCTATTAAGTTGGTTAAACGGGTATAAGAAGCAATACGGATTTATTTACGTAGATCATCATGATCAGTTAAACCGGAAAAAGAAGCTGTCGTTTCATTGGTATAAGCATATTATCGAGACGAGAGGAGAAGAGCTGTAA